DNA sequence from the Brevundimonas sp. NIBR10 genome:
TTGGCACCGATGCCGCGGATGGTGAAGTTGGCCACCCCCTTGGCCGACCCGTTCGGTTCGAGGGCGACATTGGGCGCGATCGATCCAAGGTCGCGCAGGGTGACAACGTTCAGGGCGTCGAGCTGGGCGGCGTTGACCGCGGTGATCGCGATCGGGATGGACTGGACTTCTTCGGCGCGGTTTTTCTTCTGCGCTGTGACGACGACCTCATCGAGCAGGGAGGCGCCGTCCGTCTGGGGGTCGGAGGGCGGCGGGGGCGCGGTCTGCGCCAGGGCCGCCGGGGCGTAAAGCGACGCCGCCATGGTGAGAACTCCAGCCGCAGCCGTGCCCTTGAGCAGGCGAGCGAAAGCCGCGCGCCGCGCGGGCGTGTTTACTCCGGTCGTCATGATAACCCTCCCTGGGTCCAGGCTTTCGCCCACCGCGCCGACATTTCGGTCGCTTCATTATTGATGGTGGATCAATAAAACACCGCCGTCAAGCGGCCACACGCACCGCCTTTCCCAGCACGGCGGCGCCAGTCGGAGCGACCGGTTCCAGGCCCAGACTGTCGAGCATCTTGCGCACCGTGCAGGCCGCCGCCGAGGTCACGGGCAGGCCGAGCCGGTCCTGCAACGGCTCCAGCGCGGGCAGGGACGGCATCTGGACGCAGGCCGAGGCCACGACCAGATCGACGCCCGTCACATCAAGGCGTTCGACGTCCTTGAGCAACGCCATGGGGTCACGGGCGCCGACCTCGAGATTGTCCGGAATCTCCAGGGCGATGGAGTCCTGGACGACAATGCCTTCATTGCGGATGTAGGCGACGACCAGGTCCGTCAGCGGGCGCATATAGGGGGTGATAATCGAGATTTTCCGGGCTCCAAGGAGCCGGATGCCGTCGATCAGGGCGCCGGCGGAGGTGACGATGGGGCAGGGGCCGCCCACCTCGGTGCTGGCCTCGGTGAGCTTTGTCTCGCTTTCGCGGTGGTAGCCCAGGCCAGTCGCCATGATCGCCA
Encoded proteins:
- a CDS encoding Asp/Glu racemase; protein product: METEIPALLRAREAIRPERFTFHSSRMRMQKVVKEELAAMDAQSLRCAAELADARMDVMGYACLVAIMATGLGYHRESETKLTEASTEVGGPCPIVTSAGALIDGIRLLGARKISIITPYMRPLTDLVVAYIRNEGIVVQDSIALEIPDNLEVGARDPMALLKDVERLDVTGVDLVVASACVQMPSLPALEPLQDRLGLPVTSAAACTVRKMLDSLGLEPVAPTGAAVLGKAVRVAA